One Thalassotalea atypica DNA window includes the following coding sequences:
- a CDS encoding CPBP family intramembrane glutamic endopeptidase: protein MHSIKALSKQKPIIFTLLLVITCIGALYSSMLLNIDDVYYQDLISSFIKNAITIALLMMLVKLNWLKQSLLTTPFKNWRSTWWLASFPMALVAVMNLVSIDFSLLSFDPIKALAWVYTNLSTGLFEEIMLRGICFVVLYSAWKDKENGLMQAAICQALIFGVAHYVNLTKAPFLEVSVQVTYATLIGIGFAGLVAYSRSLWPAIILHTIINACGSIRLFFQPDYVAVDMSIANYAIIIVLIAITCALPGYILLRKAAAQPPSTPLVSQ, encoded by the coding sequence ATGCATTCAATCAAAGCATTATCAAAACAAAAACCGATTATATTTACCTTGCTATTGGTCATCACCTGTATAGGTGCTCTATATAGCAGCATGTTACTCAATATCGATGATGTCTATTATCAAGATCTCATCAGCTCTTTCATCAAAAATGCGATTACCATCGCATTATTGATGATGTTAGTTAAATTAAATTGGCTAAAACAATCGTTGCTGACGACCCCATTCAAAAATTGGCGTTCGACATGGTGGTTAGCTTCATTCCCTATGGCTTTGGTTGCCGTGATGAATTTAGTCTCAATTGATTTTTCTTTGCTGTCTTTTGATCCTATCAAGGCACTAGCTTGGGTTTATACCAACCTATCGACAGGTTTATTTGAAGAAATCATGTTAAGAGGTATTTGTTTTGTTGTGCTGTATTCTGCTTGGAAAGATAAAGAAAATGGCTTAATGCAAGCGGCGATTTGCCAAGCATTGATCTTCGGTGTTGCTCACTATGTCAACTTAACCAAAGCGCCATTCTTGGAAGTCAGTGTTCAAGTCACTTATGCAACACTCATCGGTATTGGCTTTGCTGGTTTAGTCGCATATAGCCGCTCGTTATGGCCTGCTATTATCCTTCATACAATAATAAATGCCTGTGGCAGCATTCGATTATTTTTTCAACCTGATTACGTAGCAGTAGATATGTCAATCGCCAACTATGCAATCATTATTGTGCTTATTGCTATCACTTGCGCACTGCCGGGTTATATTCTACTGAGAAAGGCCGCGGCTCAACCTCCGTCTACTCCTCTGGTATCACAATAA